From Anolis carolinensis isolate JA03-04 unplaced genomic scaffold, rAnoCar3.1.pri scaffold_8, whole genome shotgun sequence, a single genomic window includes:
- the cfap68 gene encoding cilia- and flagella-associated protein 68 isoform X1, giving the protein MDESSSSYTSTSDSETMSFSCFYNPLHGCLLHANGHGEVWTDWNSTAKFFQYGWRCTTNEDSYNNKTLLGNWNEERYDVRKVLQAKPMPSQYAHCFESTYSTDYSKETPHSTRRVMREPHWFPGHQPELEPPPIKRTARSCYMMAYDDPHSKESRHLDEKLLRKPEETTQKQ; this is encoded by the exons ACCATgtccttctcttgcttctataACCCTCTCCATGGCTGCCTATTGCATGCCAACGGCCACGGAGAAGTGTGGACGGACTGGAACAGCACGGCCAAGTTCTTCCAGTATGGATGGCGATGCACCACCAATGAGGACTCGTACAACAACAAAACCCTTTTGGGGAACTGGAACGAGGAGCGTTACGACGTCCGGAAAGTGCTTCAGGCCAAGCCCATGCCTTCCCAG TATGCCCACTGCTTTGAGTCCACCTACTCCACCGATTATTCCAAGGAAACACCTCACAGCACTAGAA GAGTTATGCGAGAGCCACACTGGTTCCCGGGACACCAGCCAGAGCTGGAGCCACCTCCTATCAAGCGAACGGCTCGGTCGTGTTACATGATGGCTTACGACGATCCCCATAGCAAGGAAAGCCGCCACTTAGATGAGAAGTTGCTCAGAAAGCCAGAAGAAACAACACAGAAACAGTAG
- the cfap68 gene encoding cilia- and flagella-associated protein 68 isoform X2 produces the protein MSFSCFYNPLHGCLLHANGHGEVWTDWNSTAKFFQYGWRCTTNEDSYNNKTLLGNWNEERYDVRKVLQAKPMPSQYAHCFESTYSTDYSKETPHSTRRVMREPHWFPGHQPELEPPPIKRTARSCYMMAYDDPHSKESRHLDEKLLRKPEETTQKQ, from the exons ATgtccttctcttgcttctataACCCTCTCCATGGCTGCCTATTGCATGCCAACGGCCACGGAGAAGTGTGGACGGACTGGAACAGCACGGCCAAGTTCTTCCAGTATGGATGGCGATGCACCACCAATGAGGACTCGTACAACAACAAAACCCTTTTGGGGAACTGGAACGAGGAGCGTTACGACGTCCGGAAAGTGCTTCAGGCCAAGCCCATGCCTTCCCAG TATGCCCACTGCTTTGAGTCCACCTACTCCACCGATTATTCCAAGGAAACACCTCACAGCACTAGAA GAGTTATGCGAGAGCCACACTGGTTCCCGGGACACCAGCCAGAGCTGGAGCCACCTCCTATCAAGCGAACGGCTCGGTCGTGTTACATGATGGCTTACGACGATCCCCATAGCAAGGAAAGCCGCCACTTAGATGAGAAGTTGCTCAGAAAGCCAGAAGAAACAACACAGAAACAGTAG